One region of Bacteroidota bacterium genomic DNA includes:
- the vat gene encoding Vat family streptogramin A O-acetyltransferase produces the protein MPIPVGPDPLNPHPMTGFPQICYIRNTVKNPNILIGDFTYYDDPEDSENFERNVLYHFPFIGDKLIIGKFCAIAHGVKFIMNGANHATAGFSTYPFYIFGNGWESAMPKPEDFPYKGDTVIGHDVWIGYEALIMPGVKIGNGSIVAARSVVTSDVEPYSIVGGNPARVIRKRFDDQTISRLQTIGWWDWPADHLTRHLSVVLGADPNELEKAAPAGFSSPA, from the coding sequence ATGCCAATACCTGTCGGCCCTGATCCTCTGAACCCGCATCCGATGACCGGATTTCCGCAAATCTGTTACATCAGAAATACAGTAAAAAATCCGAACATTCTGATCGGCGATTTTACCTATTATGATGACCCGGAGGACTCTGAAAACTTTGAGCGGAATGTATTATATCATTTTCCCTTCATCGGAGATAAACTCATCATCGGAAAATTCTGTGCAATCGCCCACGGTGTGAAATTTATCATGAATGGAGCCAACCACGCCACGGCCGGATTTTCCACCTATCCGTTTTACATTTTCGGTAACGGGTGGGAATCTGCCATGCCAAAGCCGGAGGATTTTCCATACAAAGGTGACACAGTGATTGGTCATGATGTCTGGATCGGATATGAGGCACTGATTATGCCCGGCGTCAAAATCGGAAACGGCTCCATCGTTGCGGCACGGAGTGTGGTAACCTCCGATGTGGAACCCTATTCCATCGTCGGCGGAAATCCGGCCCGGGTCATCAGAAAACGGTTCGATGATCAAACCATTTCCCGTCTGCAAACCATCGGCTGGTGGGACTGGCCGGCGGATCACCTGACCAGGCATTTATCTGTCGTTTTGGGAGCTGACCCCAATGAGTTGGAAAAGGCGGCGCCGGCCGGATTCAGTTCACCTGCCTGA
- a CDS encoding TfoX/Sxy family protein: MPSDKSFAAYIADQASDAGVITTRSMMGEFMVYCDGVYTAIIADNRVYVKATEAGRAFIGTPVEGQPYPGAKPCFDIGTRFEDSRWFSHLIRISRQELESKPTGKSRKK; the protein is encoded by the coding sequence ATGCCCTCCGACAAATCTTTTGCCGCTTACATCGCCGATCAGGCATCCGATGCAGGCGTTATCACCACCCGCTCCATGATGGGCGAATTCATGGTGTACTGCGATGGAGTCTACACAGCGATCATCGCCGACAACCGTGTGTATGTTAAGGCCACCGAAGCAGGCCGGGCCTTTATCGGAACGCCGGTCGAAGGACAACCCTATCCCGGCGCAAAACCCTGTTTCGACATCGGCACCCGGTTCGAAGATTCCCGTTGGTTTTCACATCTGATCCGTATTTCCAGACAGGAACTGGAATCGAAACCAACCGGCAAATCCCGAAAAAAATAG
- a CDS encoding GNAT family N-acetyltransferase — MIIYAETDRWILRDLDSSDQDGMYLLDSDPEVVKYLGGVTVRSPADSLKIIEYVQSQYREFGIGRWAIQSKPTGEFIGWCGLKWVTERINDQADFYDFGYRIRRPFWGQGFGTETAIASLQYGFNQLNLDPIIANVHQQNAASNHIIRKLGFKKTGEFFYMDQPQNWYELTPAYFRFRHTDSAGPQHTF, encoded by the coding sequence ATGATCATTTATGCAGAAACCGACCGCTGGATTTTACGCGATCTTGATTCATCCGATCAGGATGGTATGTATTTGCTGGATTCCGATCCGGAAGTAGTAAAATATCTGGGTGGCGTAACGGTCAGGTCCCCGGCTGACAGCCTGAAAATCATTGAATATGTGCAAAGCCAGTACCGGGAGTTTGGAATCGGACGGTGGGCGATCCAGTCAAAACCCACCGGGGAATTCATCGGATGGTGCGGATTAAAATGGGTCACCGAACGGATTAACGATCAAGCCGATTTTTACGATTTTGGCTATCGCATCCGGCGACCGTTCTGGGGACAAGGCTTTGGAACCGAAACGGCCATTGCCAGTCTGCAATATGGTTTCAATCAACTGAATCTGGATCCGATCATTGCAAATGTGCATCAGCAAAATGCCGCCTCGAACCACATCATCAGAAAACTCGGATTTAAGAAAACCGGTGAGTTTTTTTACATGGATCAACCACAAAACTGGTATGAACTGACACCAGCATATTTCAGATTCCGGCATACAGATTCAGCCGGCCCTCAACACACATTCTGA
- a CDS encoding DUF1801 domain-containing protein has translation MKILSISPDDYLSKVPDDRREAMSKLREVFRNHLPPGFEETISYDTIGFVVPKSVYPAGYHCNPETPLPFINLASQKHFMAVYHMGLYADPVLLDWFTAAYPTHSKTRLDMGKSCIRFKKPESIPFGLLGELAGKVTVQQWIDLYEKTFRKR, from the coding sequence ATGAAAATTCTTTCCATTTCACCCGATGACTATCTCTCTAAAGTGCCCGACGACCGCCGGGAGGCCATGAGTAAACTGCGTGAGGTTTTCCGGAACCATCTGCCACCGGGATTTGAGGAAACCATTTCATACGACACGATCGGATTTGTGGTGCCGAAATCGGTTTATCCGGCGGGTTATCACTGCAATCCCGAAACGCCGCTTCCGTTTATCAATCTGGCATCACAGAAACATTTTATGGCGGTTTATCACATGGGCCTGTACGCTGATCCGGTGCTGCTCGATTGGTTCACGGCCGCCTATCCGACGCACAGCAAAACCAGGCTGGATATGGGAAAAAGTTGTATTCGTTTTAAGAAACCAGAGTCCATTCCCTTCGGCCTGCTTGGTGAACTGGCCGGGAAGGTTACCGTTCAGCAGTGGATTGATTTGTATGAAAAGACTTTCAGAAAACGGTAA
- a CDS encoding helix-turn-helix domain-containing protein produces the protein MPFESNLFSSLLLPSVVNGLICSFIFLFRTGTTDRYADRFFGILLLLITFRIASWMLGFMGWYDSRDGFSTFMFYFPFSNWYFMGPIALFYFRSVTNSRFTMTRTDWFHLIPGLISIITTLIITVTDLVITPFFTGQPLPYHGHTQGELALNGIPVWSDLLHAGIYISVGAYSWLIFRDFRLYQRYIRQNYSFTDILSMAWFGRFLVALALSVLIWLGFRIWNSLSPLSYQELWFSFFVWGLISYYLSFAGLLWKKDPSWNLEFSPDWQEPLNTDKTDQHPQLISLLQSGMSDQKWYLDPELTLEKLARLMDVSPAAISKALNSGLTVNFNQFVNRFRVRHVQNLIDTGQATDFSLLGIALDSGFKSKATFNRVFKTETGKTPSSYLSMAENRSQNLHS, from the coding sequence ATGCCGTTTGAATCGAATCTGTTCAGCAGCCTTCTTCTTCCATCCGTCGTTAACGGACTGATTTGTTCGTTCATCTTCCTGTTTCGGACGGGAACCACAGACCGGTATGCTGATCGCTTTTTTGGAATTCTGCTTCTGCTGATCACTTTCAGAATTGCTTCCTGGATGTTGGGGTTTATGGGTTGGTATGATAGCCGTGATGGCTTTTCTACCTTTATGTTCTACTTTCCGTTCAGCAATTGGTACTTCATGGGGCCCATTGCTCTCTTTTATTTCAGAAGTGTAACTAATTCCCGTTTCACCATGACCAGAACCGATTGGTTCCATCTGATTCCGGGATTGATTTCAATCATCACCACTCTGATCATCACGGTAACCGATCTGGTGATAACACCCTTCTTCACCGGTCAGCCGCTGCCTTATCATGGCCATACTCAGGGAGAACTTGCCTTAAATGGAATACCTGTATGGTCCGACCTGCTTCATGCAGGGATCTATATCTCGGTCGGGGCTTACTCCTGGCTGATTTTCCGTGATTTCCGATTGTATCAGAGATATATCCGTCAGAATTATTCATTCACTGATATTCTTTCAATGGCCTGGTTTGGAAGGTTTTTGGTTGCTTTGGCTTTATCGGTCCTGATCTGGCTTGGTTTCAGAATCTGGAACAGTTTATCTCCTCTCAGCTACCAGGAACTTTGGTTTTCCTTTTTTGTATGGGGATTAATCAGCTATTACCTCTCATTCGCCGGCCTTCTGTGGAAAAAGGATCCGTCCTGGAACCTGGAGTTCTCTCCTGATTGGCAGGAACCTCTGAATACTGATAAAACCGACCAACACCCGCAGCTGATCAGTCTCCTGCAGAGCGGAATGTCTGACCAGAAATGGTATCTGGATCCGGAGTTGACCCTGGAAAAACTTGCACGCCTGATGGACGTTTCACCAGCAGCCATTTCAAAAGCCCTGAATAGCGGGCTGACTGTTAATTTTAATCAGTTTGTCAACCGCTTCCGGGTCAGACATGTCCAAAACCTGATTGATACAGGCCAGGCAACCGATTTCAGCCTGCTTGGAATCGCACTTGATTCGGGGTTTAAAAGCAAGGCCACCTTTAACCGGGTCTTCAAAACAGAAACAGGAAAAACTCCTTCTTCCTACTTGTCCATGGCAGAAAACAGGTCTCAAAATCTTCACAGTTGA
- a CDS encoding TonB-dependent receptor, whose product MTRRFWLLFNLLILVPLLTYAHPGPIQTGTVSAGPGQKLDQVYVVNFRTGFHDHTDESGRFTLPDCQAGDSLGIYRLGYFSQVVHLKSVGTPLDIILQPSPIVLDQLVVNGSVNPLRQVAEIDMKVSPVANSQELLRKTPGLFIGQHAGGGKAEQLFMRGFDVDHGTDVAISVDNMPVNMVSHAHGQGYADLHFVIPETIGKIDFGKGPYYADRGNFNTAGYVNLETLPVISQNLIAMEAGQFNSYRMVGLLNLLPTDGIHRAYLAVENVMTDGAFDSPQQLSRTNWFLKYSGQPSSHQHLILTASRFASRWDASGQIPERAVKSGAIGWFGAIDDTEGGSTSRSNLQADHLFLLDAHSFIKTSGYLSQYDFDLYSNFTFFLIDSLNGDQIRQKETRLLSGVQSVYHASLRLGDWEVGYRAGAGFRTDEIDDIGLTHTKDRLITLDTLAISDIVENNWFGFADAEFDYGDWKLNPALRIDYFRFTLLDAVKKPFGTQSFYDTRFSPKFNVIYTPTDQWQFYLKSGMGFHSNDTRVVASGKGTSMIPIAVGADLGSIWKPIPRLMITTSGWILNLEQEFVYVGDAGVVEPSGKTRRMGFDAGFRYQMLDWLFADADVNYAHARAVGEPAGEDLVPLAPEWTSTGGLTVRHESGWKGTLRYRWMGDRPANEDGTITAEGYVITDLMVGYQTGPWFAELSVDNIFDNDWKETQFATETRLLTEPSPVTDIHFIPGTPRFIRLKTGFEF is encoded by the coding sequence ATGACTCGTCGTTTTTGGCTGTTATTCAATCTTTTAATCCTGGTTCCACTTCTCACCTATGCTCACCCCGGTCCCATTCAAACCGGAACGGTCAGTGCCGGTCCGGGCCAGAAACTTGATCAGGTGTATGTGGTTAATTTCAGAACGGGGTTCCACGATCACACCGATGAGTCTGGCCGGTTTACCCTTCCCGATTGTCAGGCGGGCGATTCACTGGGCATTTACCGTCTCGGTTACTTCAGTCAGGTGGTTCATTTAAAATCGGTGGGAACTCCGCTGGATATTATCCTTCAACCGTCCCCGATTGTACTCGATCAGCTGGTCGTTAACGGATCGGTCAATCCGCTCAGACAGGTGGCCGAAATCGACATGAAGGTCAGTCCGGTTGCCAACTCACAGGAACTGCTCAGGAAAACACCGGGCCTTTTCATCGGGCAACATGCCGGTGGCGGAAAGGCCGAACAGTTGTTTATGCGCGGATTTGATGTGGACCATGGAACCGATGTGGCCATCTCGGTTGACAACATGCCCGTGAACATGGTCTCTCATGCTCATGGTCAGGGATATGCCGATCTTCATTTTGTCATACCGGAAACCATTGGAAAAATTGACTTCGGAAAAGGACCCTATTACGCGGATCGCGGAAATTTCAACACTGCCGGGTATGTGAATCTCGAAACCCTTCCGGTGATCAGTCAGAACCTGATTGCCATGGAAGCTGGTCAGTTCAATTCCTATCGCATGGTCGGATTGCTGAACCTGCTTCCCACCGATGGAATCCACCGTGCCTATCTGGCCGTGGAAAATGTCATGACCGATGGTGCCTTCGACTCTCCCCAGCAACTCAGCCGCACCAACTGGTTTCTGAAATATTCAGGTCAGCCATCATCCCACCAGCACCTGATCCTGACCGCAAGCCGGTTTGCCAGCCGCTGGGATGCCTCGGGTCAGATTCCTGAACGGGCTGTTAAGTCGGGAGCCATCGGATGGTTCGGAGCCATCGATGACACCGAAGGTGGTTCAACCAGCCGCAGTAACCTTCAGGCGGACCACCTGTTTTTGCTGGATGCTCATTCTTTCATCAAAACATCGGGCTACCTAAGCCAATATGACTTTGATCTGTATTCCAACTTCACCTTTTTCCTTATAGACTCTCTGAATGGGGATCAGATCAGACAAAAGGAAACCAGATTGCTCTCCGGGGTCCAGTCGGTTTACCACGCTTCCTTGCGTCTCGGAGATTGGGAAGTCGGTTACCGGGCAGGAGCCGGTTTCCGGACTGATGAAATCGACGATATCGGACTGACTCACACAAAGGACCGCCTGATCACTCTCGATACACTGGCCATCAGCGATATCGTTGAAAACAACTGGTTCGGATTTGCCGATGCAGAGTTTGATTACGGTGACTGGAAACTCAATCCGGCGCTGAGAATTGATTATTTCCGTTTCACTCTGCTGGATGCTGTAAAAAAACCCTTTGGAACGCAATCTTTTTACGATACCAGATTCAGTCCGAAATTCAACGTCATTTACACACCCACCGATCAGTGGCAGTTCTATCTGAAATCTGGCATGGGATTTCACTCCAACGATACCCGCGTGGTTGCCTCAGGAAAAGGAACGTCGATGATTCCCATTGCTGTCGGGGCTGATCTGGGATCCATCTGGAAACCCATTCCGCGGCTGATGATCACCACCTCTGGATGGATCCTGAATCTGGAACAGGAATTTGTCTACGTCGGTGATGCTGGTGTGGTGGAACCATCCGGGAAAACCCGGCGGATGGGTTTCGACGCAGGGTTCAGGTACCAGATGCTCGATTGGCTTTTTGCCGATGCCGATGTGAATTATGCTCATGCACGGGCAGTCGGTGAACCCGCTGGTGAAGACCTCGTTCCGCTGGCTCCCGAATGGACCAGCACCGGTGGTCTGACCGTCCGCCATGAATCGGGTTGGAAGGGAACCTTGCGATACCGCTGGATGGGTGACCGTCCGGCCAATGAAGATGGCACCATTACAGCCGAGGGCTATGTCATTACCGATCTGATGGTCGGGTACCAGACCGGACCCTGGTTTGCAGAACTCTCTGTCGATAATATCTTTGATAATGACTGGAAAGAAACCCAGTTTGCCACCGAAACTCGTCTTTTAACCGAACCATCTCCGGTCACCGACATTCACTTTATTCCGGGCACACCCCGGTTTATCAGACTGAAAACCGGATTCGAATTTTAA
- a CDS encoding chemotaxis protein CheX, with protein sequence MTDKELQVFLEGTVNYFLEVSGTPAVMGVPYIKETQEEVSLDLTGAIGISGNKKGVIYITCPSPMVKELVGIILGDKNPDSGSLCDMTGEIANTIAGNARQVFGANFMISVPIIIEGKPVHLKVAAPTFVIPITWKTFKSFLVVGIES encoded by the coding sequence ATGACAGACAAAGAATTGCAGGTTTTCCTGGAAGGAACCGTCAACTATTTCCTCGAGGTATCAGGAACCCCCGCTGTTATGGGCGTTCCCTACATTAAGGAAACGCAGGAGGAAGTTTCACTCGACCTGACCGGAGCCATAGGTATTTCCGGCAATAAAAAGGGAGTCATTTACATTACCTGTCCGTCTCCCATGGTTAAGGAGTTGGTCGGAATCATTCTCGGGGATAAAAATCCCGATTCGGGCTCACTTTGTGACATGACCGGTGAGATTGCCAACACCATTGCCGGCAATGCCCGTCAGGTTTTCGGTGCCAATTTTATGATTTCGGTTCCCATTATCATTGAAGGAAAACCCGTCCACCTGAAAGTAGCCGCCCCCACCTTTGTTATCCCGATTACCTGGAAGACGTTCAAGTCGTTCCTTGTGGTTGGAATCGAATCCTGA
- a CDS encoding acyltransferase family protein translates to MSGSPQRLHDLDWLRVIAVLLVLFFHVGMFFNPWGWHIKNEETSPLFIYPMHWMHEWRMPLLLFVSGAGTFLALRSRTMPAYAGERFRRLMIPLIVGMLVIVPPQIYIEKSAQYSSFLQFYPSIFTTGPYPAGNLSWHHLWFILYLFLYSVLSIPLLRWLKSDRSEGFYAWLNTWISRPYGFLSGVLVILLTQAILRPFFPEETHGLIDDWAAFTQYYCFFIAGFIFYRSPVIWYSISTHRRIHLATGLISLAVMMTMVSSDYWPWRTFPDWNDAISRFWFINGVLMGWSWVLTIIGYGQAYLNQPHPWLSRLNEGIYPFYILHQTVIILVAAPFISIHWPIWTEYLLISLLSLICTVGIYWFVIMPVPALRFLFGMKTPRPAASKQN, encoded by the coding sequence ATGTCCGGATCCCCACAACGGTTGCATGATCTCGACTGGCTTCGGGTGATTGCTGTTCTGCTGGTGCTGTTCTTCCATGTGGGCATGTTTTTCAATCCGTGGGGATGGCACATTAAAAATGAGGAAACCAGCCCGCTGTTTATTTACCCCATGCACTGGATGCATGAATGGCGGATGCCTCTGCTGCTGTTTGTGTCGGGTGCCGGAACGTTTCTTGCACTGCGGTCGCGGACCATGCCTGCTTATGCCGGAGAGCGGTTCCGGCGTCTCATGATTCCGCTTATCGTGGGCATGCTGGTCATCGTTCCGCCCCAGATTTACATCGAGAAAAGTGCACAGTATTCCTCCTTTCTTCAGTTTTACCCCAGCATTTTCACCACTGGACCTTACCCGGCCGGTAATCTGAGCTGGCATCACCTGTGGTTCATCCTGTATCTGTTTCTCTACTCGGTCCTAAGCATTCCCCTCCTGCGCTGGCTGAAAAGCGACCGGTCGGAAGGCTTTTATGCATGGCTGAATACCTGGATTTCGCGTCCTTACGGATTCCTGTCGGGTGTGCTGGTCATTCTATTGACTCAGGCGATTCTGAGACCCTTTTTTCCCGAAGAAACTCACGGTCTGATTGATGACTGGGCGGCCTTCACCCAGTATTATTGTTTCTTCATTGCCGGATTTATTTTCTACCGGTCTCCCGTGATCTGGTACTCCATTTCAACTCACCGTCGTATTCACCTCGCCACCGGTCTGATTTCCCTCGCTGTGATGATGACCATGGTCTCAAGCGACTACTGGCCATGGCGCACGTTTCCCGACTGGAACGATGCCATCAGCCGTTTCTGGTTCATCAATGGGGTGCTGATGGGATGGTCGTGGGTTCTGACCATCATTGGTTACGGCCAAGCGTACCTGAACCAGCCACACCCCTGGCTGAGCCGGCTGAATGAAGGCATCTATCCCTTTTACATCCTGCATCAGACGGTGATCATTCTCGTGGCCGCTCCTTTCATTTCCATCCATTGGCCCATCTGGACCGAGTACCTGCTGATCAGCCTTCTTTCCCTGATCTGCACAGTTGGTATTTACTGGTTCGTGATAATGCCGGTGCCTGCCCTCCGGTTTCTCTTCGGTATGAAAACTCCCCGACCGGCGGCCTCTAAGCAAAACTGA
- a CDS encoding response regulator, translating to MKLLIVDDSSIMRRAIQKYLDENRIEVVGMAGNGLEAIDVFKKTDPDLVTMDITMPEMDGLTCLQELLKIKPSAKIMVITALTDNATGLRALKLGAKNFLGKPFTPEKLNDAFQKLIEGPKR from the coding sequence ATGAAGCTATTAATTGTAGATGACTCGAGCATCATGCGGCGGGCCATTCAGAAGTACCTCGATGAGAACCGGATTGAGGTGGTTGGAATGGCAGGTAACGGTCTGGAAGCCATTGATGTGTTTAAAAAGACCGATCCCGACCTGGTTACCATGGACATCACGATGCCGGAAATGGATGGACTGACCTGTCTTCAGGAGTTGCTGAAGATTAAGCCGTCAGCCAAAATCATGGTAATCACAGCCCTGACCGACAATGCCACTGGTTTGAGGGCGTTGAAGCTGGGGGCAAAAAACTTTCTGGGTAAACCGTTCACACCCGAAAAACTGAACGATGCATTTCAAAAACTGATAGAGGGGCCAAAGCGATGA
- a CDS encoding YhcH/YjgK/YiaL family protein yields the protein MIVDQLSASARYEAIHPYLKTAFSYLQSTDFSSMTPGKYPVLGDDIFAILSDYQTKNRDETKMEAHRIFTDIHFLISGEEWVGYLPNTGQVPSVPYHPEDDYMLFDERCAYTRLVPGQVAIFFPPELHMPSIHNGSPAPVRKVVMKLRLSFPL from the coding sequence ATGATTGTTGATCAGTTGTCTGCCTCGGCCAGATACGAAGCCATCCATCCTTACCTGAAAACGGCCTTCAGCTATCTTCAATCCACCGACTTTTCCTCCATGACGCCGGGAAAATACCCGGTTCTGGGCGATGATATCTTTGCCATCCTCAGCGACTATCAGACCAAAAACCGCGATGAAACCAAAATGGAAGCCCACCGGATTTTCACCGATATCCATTTCCTGATTTCCGGTGAGGAATGGGTCGGGTACCTGCCCAATACCGGTCAGGTTCCATCGGTTCCCTACCATCCGGAAGATGATTACATGCTGTTCGATGAGCGCTGCGCCTATACCCGCCTGGTCCCCGGTCAGGTTGCCATCTTTTTTCCACCTGAATTGCATATGCCTTCCATCCACAATGGCTCACCGGCACCCGTCCGTAAAGTGGTGATGAAACTACGCCTCAGTTTTCCTCTGTAA
- a CDS encoding VOC family protein — protein MPTPVYPCLWFDGKAHEAADFYCSVFPNSRLLSRNDFIAVYEINGSRMMNMNGGPEFTFNEAMSLVISCDTQEEIDYYWEKLTAGGQENKCGWLKDRYGVSWQVIPSILGPLMNNPATAPKVLYAFMQMKKFIIADLEKAANS, from the coding sequence ATGCCAACCCCTGTGTACCCATGTCTCTGGTTCGATGGAAAAGCCCATGAAGCCGCCGACTTTTATTGTTCAGTATTTCCCAATTCACGTTTACTGAGCCGGAATGATTTTATCGCGGTTTATGAAATCAATGGCAGCCGGATGATGAACATGAATGGCGGTCCGGAATTTACGTTTAACGAGGCCATGTCGCTGGTGATTTCCTGCGACACTCAGGAAGAAATTGATTATTACTGGGAGAAACTGACAGCAGGTGGTCAGGAAAATAAATGCGGCTGGCTGAAGGACCGGTATGGCGTTTCCTGGCAGGTGATTCCCTCCATTCTTGGACCTCTGATGAACAACCCGGCCACTGCTCCGAAAGTATTGTATGCCTTCATGCAGATGAAAAAATTCATCATCGCCGACCTTGAAAAAGCTGCAAACTCCTGA